From Phycisphaerae bacterium, one genomic window encodes:
- a CDS encoding ABC transporter permease produces the protein MKKTAQKFLARQQSGLIIVILILGVILTTSAGSHIDRQTGRTVNNFFNSYTLMQTATDASFFAIMAVGATMVIIYGGIDLSVGSVYALCGVTTALLLRHLNMDSASAVILGIFVSLGLGLVCGLLNGLMVVGLEVHPFIITLGTMWIFRGVAFVMSKAESILVPGSLTAFAKANLGLNPALYPVAMLIMIGVTVIGAFYLSKTVMGRHIYAIGGNAEASRYAGLHVKRITVSVFAISGLTAGIAAFLGSAYYGSASCGDATGYELYVIASAVVGGASLSGGKGNAVSAMLGAILIILIRQSIRTLHFDQNFEWIIIGAATIIAVVLDKLNARLTLKRAMK, from the coding sequence ATGAAAAAGACAGCACAGAAATTTCTGGCCAGGCAGCAATCCGGCCTGATTATTGTTATTCTGATTCTTGGCGTTATCCTGACCACCTCGGCAGGTTCTCATATCGACAGACAAACCGGCAGGACGGTAAACAATTTCTTCAATTCATATACTCTTATGCAGACCGCTACCGACGCGAGCTTTTTTGCGATTATGGCGGTCGGCGCGACAATGGTAATTATCTACGGCGGCATCGATTTGAGCGTCGGCTCTGTTTACGCTCTTTGCGGAGTAACAACGGCACTGCTGCTTAGACATCTTAATATGGACTCGGCATCGGCGGTAATACTCGGAATTTTCGTATCGCTCGGACTCGGACTTGTTTGCGGACTGCTCAACGGATTAATGGTTGTCGGGCTCGAAGTGCATCCGTTTATCATTACTCTCGGCACGATGTGGATATTCCGGGGCGTCGCGTTTGTTATGAGCAAGGCTGAAAGTATTCTTGTGCCGGGCTCGCTGACGGCATTTGCCAAGGCGAATTTAGGTCTTAACCCAGCTCTCTATCCTGTCGCGATGCTTATTATGATTGGCGTTACGGTAATCGGGGCTTTTTATCTTTCCAAAACCGTTATGGGCAGGCACATTTACGCAATCGGCGGAAACGCCGAAGCGAGCAGATACGCGGGCCTTCACGTCAAAAGGATAACAGTTTCGGTTTTCGCCATATCCGGCCTTACCGCCGGCATCGCCGCGTTTCTCGGCAGCGCTTATTACGGCTCGGCCTCCTGCGGAGACGCGACCGGCTATGAGCTTTATGTTATCGCTTCGGCCGTGGTGGGCGGAGCCAGCCTTTCAGGCGGAAAAGGCAACGCGGTCAGCGCAATGCTCGGAGCGATTTTGATTATTCTTATCCGCCAGTCAATACGCACCCTGCACTTCGACCAGAATTTCGAATGGATAATAATAGGCGCAGCGACAATTATCGCTGTGGTTCTCGATAAATTAAACGCAAGATTAACCCTTAAAAGAGCGATGAAATAA
- the kduD gene encoding 2-dehydro-3-deoxy-D-gluconate 5-dehydrogenase KduD, producing MILDKFKLDGKVAIVTGSARGLGQAMAMGLAEAGADICLVDLLDMKETCGKIEKLGRRCAAVTADLSKKDCVENIVNTTVSKLGGIDILVNNAGIIRRAPFVEFSEKDWDDVMNINIRTLFFLSQAVTKVFIRQGRGGKIINTASMLSFQGGILVPSYTASKSAVAGLTRLMANELAKNNINVNAIAPGYMATDNTAALRQDAVRNKSILDRIPAGRWGESDDLKGTIVFLASEASSYLYGSIIPVDGGWLTR from the coding sequence ATGATTTTGGATAAATTCAAACTCGACGGGAAAGTCGCGATAGTTACAGGTTCGGCAAGGGGACTGGGGCAGGCGATGGCGATGGGACTGGCTGAGGCCGGCGCGGATATTTGTCTTGTTGACCTGCTCGATATGAAAGAAACCTGCGGAAAAATTGAAAAGCTCGGCAGACGATGCGCAGCAGTAACCGCGGATTTGAGCAAAAAAGACTGCGTTGAAAATATCGTAAATACAACGGTCTCGAAACTTGGCGGAATCGATATTCTTGTAAACAACGCGGGAATTATCCGCCGCGCTCCATTTGTAGAGTTCAGCGAAAAAGACTGGGACGATGTGATGAATATCAATATCAGGACGCTTTTCTTTTTGAGCCAGGCGGTTACGAAAGTTTTTATCAGGCAGGGCAGAGGCGGGAAAATTATCAATACGGCGTCGATGCTGAGCTTTCAGGGCGGAATACTTGTGCCTTCATACACGGCGTCGAAAAGCGCAGTGGCGGGGCTGACAAGACTGATGGCAAATGAACTGGCAAAAAATAATATAAACGTCAACGCGATTGCGCCGGGCTATATGGCGACGGATAATACCGCCGCTCTCAGGCAGGACGCTGTGAGAAATAAATCAATTCTCGACAGGATACCGGCGGGAAGATGGGGCGAATCTGACGACCTGAAAGGCACGATTGTATTCCTTGCCTCTGAGGCATCGTCATATTTATACGGCTCAATAATTCCCGTCGACGGCGGATGGCTGACAAGATAG
- a CDS encoding PEP-CTERM sorting domain-containing protein — MRKLVICFMVIAALNAAASADFVIGNWETSTDTWTSNGVLNYGATVGVTLDDYSAEVALSGWGTALKYQFGADSAKAQFMNHNTFSIDFSVAASEGLITEGYTHLQKVIMNNGSAGWQTVSGANPLITYYWWSTAGERTTTLTVDYSAYREQITDVLLDGTGGGYIEIIIETQTGGGAPLEMYFDNAKLSDPIPEPATLTLLGLGLALLRKRS; from the coding sequence ATGAGAAAGTTAGTTATTTGTTTCATGGTAATTGCAGCATTGAATGCAGCAGCTTCGGCAGATTTTGTAATAGGTAACTGGGAGACCAGCACCGACACTTGGACCAGCAATGGCGTTCTGAACTACGGCGCGACTGTTGGCGTAACACTGGATGATTATTCAGCTGAAGTTGCTTTGTCAGGCTGGGGCACAGCCCTGAAATATCAGTTCGGTGCCGACAGTGCCAAAGCCCAGTTTATGAATCACAATACCTTTTCGATTGACTTCTCAGTCGCGGCCAGTGAAGGTCTTATTACTGAAGGCTATACACATCTTCAGAAGGTGATTATGAACAATGGAAGTGCCGGCTGGCAGACAGTCTCTGGCGCTAATCCCCTAATCACTTATTATTGGTGGAGCACTGCTGGTGAGCGGACAACAACCTTGACAGTCGATTACAGTGCTTATCGCGAACAAATCACAGACGTGCTTCTTGATGGCACTGGCGGCGGCTACATTGAGATTATAATCGAGACACAAACCGGCGGCGGAGCACCACTTGAAATGTATTTTGATAACGCAAAACTTTCAGACCCCATTCCGGAGCCGGCGACACTTACTCTGCTCGGTCTTGGATTGGCTTTGCTCAGGAAGAGAAGCTAA
- the kduI gene encoding 5-dehydro-4-deoxy-D-glucuronate isomerase produces METRYSADAVRFERMNTEEIRSTFLVRTLFAGDKIELIYWFDDRAIIGSAVPVKAPLKLEAGDHLASEYFAMRREIGVINIGGAGVITVDGEKFTLNHKDLLYIGKGSKDIQFESANAQKPAKFYIVSYPAHKEYPIALAKQADAQAVELGSDEESNKRTIRKYIHPDGIKSCQLVMGFTDLAANSVWNTMPGHTHTRRTEVYMYFGIDSGGVVFHLMGKPEQTRHIVIRNEQVALSPSWSIHSGVGLKNYSFVWAMGGENQAFGDMQGFSLDNLK; encoded by the coding sequence ATGGAAACACGATATTCTGCTGATGCAGTGCGGTTCGAGAGAATGAATACCGAAGAAATAAGGAGCACTTTCCTTGTCAGGACGCTTTTCGCTGGCGATAAGATAGAGCTGATTTACTGGTTCGACGACAGGGCGATAATCGGCTCGGCTGTTCCGGTAAAGGCGCCGCTGAAACTGGAAGCGGGCGACCATCTGGCAAGCGAATATTTCGCGATGAGGCGGGAAATCGGCGTTATCAATATCGGCGGGGCTGGAGTTATAACCGTTGACGGTGAAAAATTCACGCTGAACCATAAGGATTTGCTCTATATAGGAAAAGGCAGCAAGGATATTCAGTTTGAAAGCGCAAACGCGCAAAAGCCAGCGAAATTTTATATCGTAAGTTATCCTGCACATAAGGAGTATCCGATTGCTTTGGCCAAACAAGCCGATGCGCAGGCGGTGGAACTCGGAAGCGATGAGGAATCGAATAAGAGAACCATTCGCAAATATATTCATCCGGACGGGATTAAAAGCTGTCAGCTTGTGATGGGCTTTACCGACCTTGCGGCCAACAGTGTCTGGAATACGATGCCGGGGCATACGCATACGAGAAGGACGGAAGTTTATATGTATTTCGGAATCGATTCCGGCGGCGTTGTGTTTCATCTGATGGGCAAGCCTGAGCAGACGCGGCATATCGTTATTCGCAATGAGCAGGTTGCACTTTCGCCGAGCTGGTCTATTCACAGCGGAGTCGGGTTGAAAAATTACAGCTTTGTCTGGGCGATGGGCGGCGAAAATCAGGCGTTCGGCGATATGCAGGGATTTTCATTGGATAATTTGAAATAA
- a CDS encoding VOC family protein has protein sequence MQFEHFGINVPDATAMAQWYVKNCNMKIVRAIPKPSQTHFLADENGRVCVEIYTNPNAIVPDYPSQHPLCFHFAFESDNPAAMKDKLVAAGAAVFEELNLEDGSCIIMLRDPWGVPFQLCKRAKPMIS, from the coding sequence ATGCAATTCGAACATTTTGGAATCAATGTGCCGGATGCAACGGCAATGGCGCAGTGGTATGTGAAGAACTGCAATATGAAAATTGTTCGGGCGATACCGAAGCCGAGCCAGACGCATTTTCTCGCTGATGAAAATGGAAGGGTCTGCGTGGAGATATATACAAATCCCAATGCGATTGTCCCCGATTATCCGTCGCAGCATCCGCTTTGCTTTCATTTTGCCTTTGAATCTGACAATCCAGCGGCGATGAAGGACAAGCTTGTCGCGGCGGGCGCTGCGGTTTTTGAGGAATTGAATCTTGAAGACGGTTCGTGTATAATAATGCTTCGGGACCCGTGGGGTGTGCCGTTTCAGTTGTGTAAAAGAGCAAAACCGATGATTTCGTAG
- a CDS encoding alpha/beta hydrolase, producing the protein MRIKILAFVLILNIFSIVMAENMQTNIEYGRVGDEALLLDVNSPNGDGPFPIVLIVHGGGWVRGDKQGDEKVLFEPLTEANFVWFSINYRLAPKNRWPACFDDVKTAIRWIKANAGKYKGDPNRIAILGYSAGGQLACLAGVAADKDTMVQAVVGLAAPTDLVFDSLRRGGMSIYMKDLFGLQGTDVNTPTAVQMLWDASPINHLRLGLPPVLLVHGTADKSVPYQLSLNFKGRLDAIGVPCEIITIKDAQHKIVEWNKFDADFTDKITSWLNKTLKATE; encoded by the coding sequence ATGAGAATAAAAATTTTAGCGTTTGTTTTGATTCTTAATATTTTTTCTATTGTAATGGCGGAGAATATGCAAACAAATATCGAATACGGCAGAGTTGGCGATGAGGCGCTTCTGCTGGATGTTAATTCACCGAATGGCGATGGGCCTTTTCCGATAGTTTTAATTGTTCACGGCGGCGGATGGGTGCGAGGCGATAAGCAGGGAGATGAAAAGGTTCTTTTCGAACCATTGACAGAAGCCAATTTCGTATGGTTTTCAATCAATTACCGGCTTGCGCCGAAGAATCGCTGGCCTGCCTGTTTCGACGATGTTAAAACAGCGATTCGCTGGATAAAGGCAAACGCGGGCAAATATAAAGGCGACCCGAACCGCATCGCGATACTGGGATATTCTGCGGGCGGTCAGCTTGCCTGTCTGGCCGGAGTGGCGGCGGATAAGGATACGATGGTGCAGGCGGTAGTTGGGCTGGCGGCGCCGACAGATTTGGTTTTCGATTCGCTGCGGCGGGGCGGGATGTCAATATATATGAAGGATTTGTTCGGATTGCAGGGTACTGACGTTAATACGCCGACTGCGGTGCAGATGCTTTGGGATGCTTCGCCGATAAATCATTTACGGCTGGGGCTGCCGCCGGTTTTGCTTGTGCACGGGACGGCGGATAAGTCTGTGCCGTATCAGTTGTCGCTGAATTTTAAGGGCAGGCTTGACGCGATTGGTGTGCCTTGCGAAATTATTACGATTAAAGACGCACAGCACAAGATTGTGGAGTGGAATAAATTTGATGCTGATTTTACGGATAAAATAACGAGTTGGCTGAATAAGACATTAAAAGCCACCGAGTAA
- a CDS encoding DUF5597 domain-containing protein, protein MKKQKSNSIPHLKKQGNVIQLIVDGKPFLILGGELGNSTASSLDSLKAVWPKLKQMNLNTVLAPVYWDLIEPKEDKFDFKLVDGLIAGARKHNIRLVLLWFGSWKNSMSCYVPQWIKADQKRFPRARLKNGQAVEILSAFSKTNLDADVKAFAALMRHIRKEDGKKHTVIMVQVENEIGMLGDARDFCDTANKAFEKVNEDDEIFMARHYARFVNKVTAAGKAEYPLPMFVNAALNQQGQKPGQYPSAGPLPHLYDVWRKEAPEIDFLSPDIYHPVFEQWCGKYHKNNNPLFIPEAGRGAENAVKAFYAFGRYDAIGFSPFAIESVGEAENCAITKIYEVLSHLSPLILENQGTGTMTGVSLNEENQMQEITSGRYILKVSHDYTFQWTPRPAGVETWPNAGGVIISTGSDEYIIAGSGLIVTFSPNQASGEIAGIESIQEGKFVNGRWVGGRWMNGDQSHQGRHLNLPGSKFGIQRIRLYRYR, encoded by the coding sequence ATGAAAAAGCAGAAGTCCAACAGTATTCCTCATCTAAAAAAACAGGGTAATGTCATTCAGTTGATTGTGGACGGCAAACCTTTTTTGATTCTCGGCGGCGAACTGGGGAACTCAACGGCGTCGAGCCTGGATTCGTTAAAGGCAGTTTGGCCGAAATTAAAACAAATGAATCTCAATACGGTTCTTGCGCCGGTTTACTGGGATTTGATTGAGCCGAAGGAGGATAAATTCGATTTTAAACTTGTTGACGGTCTTATAGCGGGAGCGAGGAAGCATAACATTAGGCTGGTTTTACTTTGGTTTGGAAGTTGGAAAAACAGTATGTCCTGCTATGTGCCGCAATGGATAAAGGCCGACCAGAAACGTTTTCCGAGAGCAAGACTCAAAAACGGGCAGGCGGTTGAAATTCTTTCGGCGTTCAGTAAAACGAATCTTGATGCGGACGTTAAGGCATTCGCGGCTCTTATGCGGCATATTCGCAAAGAGGACGGCAAAAAGCATACGGTAATTATGGTTCAGGTTGAGAATGAAATCGGGATGCTCGGCGATGCGCGAGATTTTTGTGATACGGCAAATAAGGCATTTGAAAAGGTGAACGAAGACGATGAAATTTTTATGGCGAGGCATTACGCACGTTTCGTAAATAAGGTTACTGCGGCCGGAAAAGCGGAATATCCGCTGCCGATGTTTGTTAACGCGGCGCTAAATCAGCAGGGACAAAAGCCGGGCCAGTATCCCAGTGCCGGTCCGCTGCCGCATTTATACGATGTTTGGCGGAAAGAAGCTCCGGAGATAGATTTTCTTTCGCCTGATATTTATCATCCTGTCTTTGAGCAATGGTGCGGGAAATATCATAAAAATAATAATCCTCTGTTTATTCCTGAAGCGGGCAGGGGTGCGGAAAATGCAGTAAAGGCGTTTTACGCTTTCGGACGGTACGATGCGATAGGATTCAGTCCGTTTGCGATAGAGTCGGTTGGCGAGGCTGAAAATTGTGCGATTACAAAAATTTATGAGGTTCTTTCTCATCTGTCGCCTTTGATTCTCGAAAATCAGGGCACAGGTACGATGACAGGTGTATCACTCAATGAAGAAAATCAAATGCAGGAAATAACATCCGGCAGATATATTTTAAAAGTTTCTCACGATTATACTTTCCAGTGGACACCGAGACCGGCGGGTGTTGAAACCTGGCCGAACGCAGGAGGAGTAATTATTTCTACCGGGTCTGACGAGTATATTATTGCCGGAAGCGGTTTGATAGTGACGTTTTCTCCGAATCAGGCATCTGGCGAAATCGCGGGGATAGAAAGCATCCAGGAAGGGAAATTTGTAAACGGCCGATGGGTCGGCGGACGCTGGATGAATGGCGACCAAAGCCATCAGGGCCGGCATTTGAATTTGCCCGGGAGTAAATTCGGCATACAACGTATCAGGCTCTATCGTTATCGCTAA
- a CDS encoding sugar ABC transporter ATP-binding protein translates to MAEFLQFENITKRFPGVVAIDNVSIDIARGSCHSLVGENGAGKSTLGKILAGIHQPDGGKIFIGGQEQKFRHAGEAFKAGIGMVHQELEFCENMSVAENLCLSELPAKATIVDKKELYNKARQKLKLIGAGHIDITKNLGLLNVANQQLVQIAEAVGRNARILIFDEPTSSLSQSETENLFRLIDDLKKKSITCIYISHRLPEIFRLCDAVTVLRDGRAVGTKNINEITENQLVEMMIGRSFEAYFPKHVKSEKGPEFLRVENFSSPGKFENISFSLHSGQILGLAGLVGAGRTELAEGIFGLDKNISGKIYIEGKEVKISSPSQALNRGIALVPEDRKRHGLVLSMSAAENICLSVLEKIANFFRVIKRKEMLKVVDKYFNLLKVKAASVWVMALSLSGGNQQKLVLAKSLAADCKILMVDEPTRGIDVGAKAEIHSLIDELAGSGKAVLLISSELPELINLSTNILVFREGRITGSLSRDEVSQEKVLRLMAGINN, encoded by the coding sequence GTGGCTGAATTTTTACAGTTTGAAAATATCACGAAGCGATTTCCGGGCGTAGTCGCCATCGATAATGTTTCGATAGATATAGCCCGTGGGTCGTGCCATTCGCTTGTGGGCGAGAACGGGGCGGGGAAAAGCACGCTCGGCAAAATTCTGGCCGGGATACATCAGCCTGACGGCGGAAAAATATTCATCGGCGGGCAGGAGCAAAAATTTCGTCACGCCGGCGAAGCGTTTAAGGCCGGTATAGGAATGGTTCACCAGGAACTCGAATTCTGCGAGAATATGTCTGTCGCGGAAAATCTTTGCCTTTCGGAACTGCCTGCCAAAGCGACAATAGTCGATAAAAAGGAGCTTTACAATAAAGCTCGGCAAAAACTCAAACTAATCGGCGCAGGGCATATAGATATAACTAAAAATCTCGGTTTGCTCAACGTCGCGAATCAGCAGCTTGTTCAAATCGCCGAAGCTGTCGGCAGAAATGCCCGGATACTGATTTTCGACGAGCCGACAAGTTCGCTTTCTCAGTCGGAAACGGAAAATCTTTTCCGCCTTATCGACGACCTGAAGAAAAAGTCAATTACCTGCATATATATTTCACACAGACTGCCTGAAATTTTCCGGCTTTGCGACGCTGTAACTGTTCTTCGTGACGGCCGGGCCGTCGGCACAAAAAATATAAATGAAATAACAGAGAACCAGCTCGTTGAGATGATGATAGGCAGAAGTTTCGAGGCTTATTTCCCAAAGCATGTAAAGAGCGAAAAGGGTCCGGAGTTTTTACGGGTTGAAAACTTTTCAAGTCCCGGCAAATTTGAAAATATTTCCTTTTCGCTGCATTCGGGTCAGATTCTCGGCTTAGCCGGGCTGGTCGGAGCGGGCAGAACCGAGCTTGCGGAAGGAATTTTCGGTCTCGATAAGAATATCAGCGGAAAGATTTATATCGAAGGCAAAGAAGTAAAGATTTCCAGTCCCTCCCAGGCTCTGAATCGCGGCATTGCCCTTGTGCCTGAGGACAGGAAACGCCACGGCCTTGTGCTTTCGATGAGCGCCGCGGAGAATATCTGTCTTTCAGTTCTTGAAAAAATCGCTAATTTTTTCAGAGTGATAAAAAGAAAAGAAATGCTTAAGGTCGTGGACAAGTATTTTAATCTGCTGAAAGTAAAGGCAGCTTCGGTATGGGTTATGGCACTGAGTCTTTCCGGCGGAAACCAGCAGAAGCTCGTTCTGGCAAAATCTCTGGCGGCGGATTGTAAAATATTGATGGTGGACGAGCCTACAAGAGGCATCGATGTCGGCGCAAAGGCAGAGATACACAGCCTGATAGACGAATTGGCCGGCAGCGGCAAAGCGGTTCTGCTTATATCGAGCGAACTGCCGGAACTGATAAATCTTTCAACGAATATACTTGTTTTCAGAGAAGGCAGAATTACCGGCTCTCTTTCGAGAGACGAAGTAAGTCAGGAAAAAGTATTGAGATTGATGGCGGGGATAAATAACTAA
- a CDS encoding substrate-binding domain-containing protein, translated as MKKLLVLSTLLFVSLIFTGCAKKTEPVKQNTATDAAASAAKKKSITISMIAKSSTNPVFLSARTGAEAKAKELSEKLGIEIKIDWRTPPNEDGQMQAQRIAQAVNEGTDAILLSCSDASKVTGAINDAVDRGVPVMIFDSDAPDSKRFAFYGVDDIETGQLVMSTLAEFVKGKANVAILAGNQNAPNLQKRVQGAKTEAEKYPDIKIIGTFYHAETPQDAAAEVLRVMNAYPEINAWAMIGGWPLFTTTLLTDLDPNKVKVIAVDALPAELPYVEKGITPVLLAQSTYLWGAISVEKIIDKIYLNKEVPVMNKMELVKVTKENLHDWARQLRDWGFTDVPEKYLKE; from the coding sequence ATGAAAAAGTTACTTGTTTTATCAACTTTGTTGTTCGTAAGTTTAATTTTTACAGGCTGTGCTAAAAAAACCGAGCCGGTTAAACAAAATACCGCAACTGATGCGGCAGCATCTGCAGCAAAAAAGAAAAGCATCACAATCAGTATGATTGCCAAAAGCTCCACCAACCCTGTTTTTCTTTCAGCTCGAACCGGCGCCGAAGCCAAGGCCAAAGAGCTAAGCGAAAAGCTCGGCATAGAAATAAAAATTGACTGGCGTACTCCGCCGAATGAGGACGGCCAGATGCAGGCTCAAAGAATCGCACAGGCTGTTAACGAAGGCACTGACGCGATATTGCTTTCGTGCAGCGATGCGAGCAAGGTTACCGGAGCGATTAATGACGCGGTTGACCGCGGTGTGCCTGTTATGATTTTCGACAGCGATGCGCCTGATTCGAAGCGATTTGCCTTTTACGGCGTTGATGATATTGAAACCGGCCAATTGGTAATGTCAACTCTTGCGGAGTTTGTCAAAGGCAAGGCTAATGTGGCGATACTTGCCGGCAATCAGAATGCACCGAACCTGCAAAAACGCGTTCAGGGCGCGAAAACAGAAGCTGAAAAATATCCTGATATAAAAATCATCGGAACTTTTTATCACGCGGAAACGCCGCAGGATGCGGCCGCTGAGGTTCTGCGGGTTATGAACGCATATCCCGAAATTAACGCCTGGGCGATGATAGGCGGCTGGCCGCTGTTTACGACAACGCTGCTTACGGACCTGGACCCGAATAAAGTAAAAGTTATCGCGGTTGATGCGCTGCCTGCGGAACTGCCTTATGTCGAAAAGGGAATTACGCCTGTTCTGCTGGCGCAGTCGACATATCTGTGGGGCGCTATTTCCGTTGAGAAAATCATAGACAAGATTTATCTGAACAAAGAAGTGCCGGTTATGAATAAAATGGAACTTGTAAAGGTAACAAAGGAAAATCTGCACGACTGGGCCAGACAACTCAGGGACTGGGGATTTACCGATGTGCCGGAGAAATACCTGAAAGAATAA